From the genome of Gracilinanus agilis isolate LMUSP501 chromosome 2, AgileGrace, whole genome shotgun sequence, one region includes:
- the CBLN3 gene encoding cerebellin-3, with amino-acid sequence MEKKELEEAKREDMVGFISALLGITWTLEKPPKIVMSFLILVLLALGSGQAQEGTEPVMLEGECLVVCEPGRATTGGPSGAALGEAPPGRVAFAAVRSHHHEPAGETGNGTTGAIYFDQVLVNEGNGFDRASGSFVAPVRGVYSFRFHVVKVYNRQTVQVSLMLNTWPVISAFANDPDVTREAATSAVLLPLDPGDRVSLRLRRGNLLGGWKFSSFSGFLIFPL; translated from the exons atggagaaaaaagagctagaagaagcaaagagagaagatatGGTGGGCTTCATCTCTGCATTACTAGGAATTACTTGGACACTGGAAAAACCACCTAAGATCGTAATGTCTTTCCTGATACTTGTACTCCTGGCCTTAGGATCAGGGCAGGCACAGGAAGGGACAGAGCCTGTCATGTTGGAAGGAGAGTGCCTGGTGGTATGTGAACCTGGGCGGGCAACTACAGGAGGTCCGAGCGGGGCAGCCCTGGGAGAGGCTCCCCCAGGACGGGTGGCCTTTGCTGCTGTCCGTAGCCACCATCATGAACCAGCTGGAGAAACAGGCAATGGTACCACTGGTGCCATCTACTTCGACCAG GTCCTGGTGAATGAAGGCAATGGCTTTGACAGGGCCTCGGGATCCTTTGTTGCCCCTGTCCGAGGTGTCTATAGTTTCCGGTTCCATGTGGTGAAGGTATACAACCGCCAGACTGTCCAG GTGAGCCTGATGCTGAATACATGGCCTGTGATCTCAGCTTTTGCCAATGACCCTGATGTGACCAGAGAGGCAGCCACCAGTGCTGTGCTCTTGCCCCTGGACCCAGGGGACCGAGTATCCCTGCGTCTGCGTCGAGGGAACCTGCTTGGTGGTTGGAAATTCTCCAGCTTTTCTGGCTTTCTGATCTTTCCTCTCTGA